A portion of the Roseovarius sp. SCSIO 43702 genome contains these proteins:
- the pdxH gene encoding pyridoxamine 5'-phosphate oxidase translates to MADRGGIFAGDDPFEIARTWLAEAEGTEPNDPNAMALATVDETGLPNVRMVLCKTIAENSIVFYTNYTSAKGREIEGQGKAAMVMHWKSLRRQIRMRGTVTREEGEEADAYYASRSLQSRLGAWASRQSEPLRSRQSLMAEVAKVTAQKGANPPRPPFWGGYRITPVEIEFWADGRFRLHDRFRWTRADASSPWEVARLNP, encoded by the coding sequence ATGGCGGACCGAGGCGGAATCTTTGCCGGAGACGACCCGTTCGAGATCGCGCGGACCTGGCTGGCCGAGGCCGAGGGCACGGAACCCAACGATCCCAACGCCATGGCGCTGGCCACGGTGGACGAAACGGGGCTTCCCAACGTGCGCATGGTGCTGTGCAAGACGATCGCCGAGAACAGCATCGTCTTCTATACCAATTACACGAGCGCCAAGGGCCGCGAGATCGAGGGCCAGGGGAAGGCGGCGATGGTCATGCACTGGAAGAGCCTGCGCCGCCAGATTCGCATGCGCGGAACCGTGACGCGCGAGGAGGGCGAGGAGGCCGATGCCTATTACGCCTCGCGCTCGCTCCAGAGCCGGCTGGGCGCCTGGGCCTCGCGGCAATCCGAGCCGCTGCGGTCGCGGCAGAGCCTGATGGCGGAGGTGGCGAAGGTGACGGCGCAGAAGGGCGCCAACCCGCCGCGCCCGCCCTTCTGGGGCGGCTACCGGATCACGCCGGTGGAGATCGAGTTCTGGGCCGATGGCCGGTTTCGCCTGCACGATCGCTTCCGGTGGACGCGCGCGGATGCGTCCTCCCCGTGGGAGGTGGCGCGGCTCAACCCGTGA
- a CDS encoding cold-shock protein has product MDEEIRRVWGRVKWFDPVKGFGFVVVDDAERDILLHANVLRNYGQSSVADEAGIEIDVARTERGEQAVAVHEITPPASATGSGLADLDDIDPDVIEAAPLEPARIKWFDKGKGFGFANTFGRDEDVFVHIEVLRRSGLADLQPGEALAIRVIDGKRGRMATEVRGWESAVNSSD; this is encoded by the coding sequence ATGGACGAGGAAATCCGCAGGGTGTGGGGCCGCGTGAAGTGGTTCGATCCCGTCAAAGGCTTCGGCTTCGTCGTGGTGGACGATGCCGAGCGTGACATCCTGCTTCATGCGAACGTGCTGCGCAATTACGGACAGAGCTCGGTGGCCGACGAGGCCGGGATCGAGATCGACGTGGCCCGCACCGAGCGCGGCGAGCAGGCCGTCGCCGTCCACGAGATCACCCCGCCGGCGAGCGCCACGGGCTCGGGTCTTGCCGATCTCGACGATATCGACCCCGACGTGATCGAGGCCGCCCCGCTCGAGCCCGCGCGGATCAAGTGGTTCGACAAGGGCAAGGGCTTCGGCTTTGCCAACACCTTCGGACGGGACGAGGATGTCTTCGTGCATATCGAGGTGCTGCGCCGGTCCGGCCTGGCCGATCTGCAACCCGGAGAGGCACTGGCGATTCGCGTGATAGATGGTAAACGTGGTCGCATGGCCACGGAGGTGCGCGGATGGGAAAGTGCGGTAAATTCGTCCGATTGA
- a CDS encoding DUF192 domain-containing protein: protein MAAILAAAAGHAQAEPACREDRVQLRGEGGQAAFTVEVADDRSERNRGLMNRETLPRGAGMLFVYETPRPVSFWMKNTLIPLDMIFLDSAGRVVKVHEMARPLSTERIVGGDAVQYVLEINGGLAGPLGIGEGSVLRHPAVDQEAAAWPC from the coding sequence ATGGCGGCGATCCTTGCCGCGGCAGCCGGACATGCGCAGGCCGAACCGGCCTGCCGCGAGGACCGGGTGCAGCTTCGCGGGGAGGGCGGACAGGCAGCCTTTACCGTCGAGGTGGCCGATGACCGGAGCGAGCGCAATCGCGGCCTGATGAATCGCGAGACGCTGCCCAGGGGGGCGGGCATGCTCTTCGTCTACGAGACGCCCCGCCCGGTGAGCTTCTGGATGAAGAACACGCTCATCCCGCTCGACATGATCTTTCTCGACAGCGCGGGCCGGGTGGTGAAGGTGCATGAGATGGCCCGTCCGCTCAGCACCGAGCGGATCGTGGGCGGCGACGCGGTGCAATACGTGCTCGAGATCAATGGCGGGCTCGCGGGGCCGCTGGGGATCGGCGAGGGCAGCGTGCTGCGTCATCCGGCAGTGGACCAGGAGGCGGCGGCCTGGCCCTGCTGA